From the Actinomadura luzonensis genome, the window GCTGGCCGCGTTCGACGCCCTGGGCGAGCGGTGGGGCAAGGCGCAGGCGCTCGACTCGCTGGCGCTGATCACCAGCCGGCGCGGCGACTGGGCGCGGGCCATGCGGCTCTGGCACGACACGCTCGGGATGCTGGAGGAGCTGGGCGCGTCCGAGGAGCTGGTGGACGTGCTCGGCCGCCGCGCCGAGGCCCGCTGGCGGGCCGGCGACCTGCGGGGGGCGGCGGCCGACTGCGAGCGGGCGGCCGAGCTGGCCCGGCTGGCCGGGCGGCCGGGGCTGCTGGTGACGGTCCACCTGCGGCTCGCCGAGATCGCCCGGGTCCGTCCCGGGGAGGGCGGGCTGGAGGAGGCGGCCGGACGGCTGGCGGCGGCACTGGAGCTCGCCTCGGGGCCGGCGGCGGGCTTCACCGCGGCCGGCACCAGGTCACGGGTGCTGACGGCCCTCGGGCGGCTCGCCGAGGCCAGGGGCGACACGGCGGAGGCGGCCCGGCGGCACGGGGAGGCGCTGGCCGCCGTCCTGACGTTCCCGATCAACGACGACCTCGCGGCCGTCGCCGAGGGCCTGGCCGGCGCCGCCCTGACGGCCACCCGGGCCGCCCCCGACGCCCCGGCGGCCCCCGACGCCCCGGACGCTCCCGACGCCCCGGCCGTCCCGGACGCCCCGGACGCCGCCGGAGCGGCCGGGCGGGCGGCGCTGCTCGGGATCGGCGCCGCGCTCCGGGGCACGGCCGTCGCGGGCGACCCGGACGTGGCCGCCACCGCCGCCGCCGCGACCGCCGTCCTCGGCCCGGACGCCTTCGCCGCCGCCTACGCCAGGGGCGCCGCCATGGACCGCCCCGAGGCCGTCCGCGTCCTGACGCAGACCCCCTGACCGGCCCGGCGCGCCGCTGACAGGGGCGGCGGGACCTGTCAGCCGGTGGTCGCCGGGCTGTCAGCGCCGGACGCGAGGCTGCCTGACATGAAGAACGCGAACATCCTCATCTCCGGCGCGAGCATCGCCGGCCCCGCCCTCGCCCACTGGCTCGTCCGCGCCGGCTGCGCCGTCACCGTCGTCGAGAAGGCCCCGGCCCTGCGCCCCGGCGGGCAGGCCGTGGACTTCAAGGGCGCGACCCACCGCACGGTGCTGGAGCGGATGGGCCTCCTGGACGACGTCCGCGAGCTCCAGACCGGCGGCGCCGACCAGCACCTCGTGGACGCCCAGGGCCGCACCCTGGCGATCATGCCCGGCGAGTTCACCGGCGGCGACCTGGAGATCAAGCGCGGCGACCTGGCCCGCCTGCTCCACGAACGCACCGCCCCCGCCTGCGAGTACGTCTTCGGCGACTCGATCACCTCGCTGACCGAGACCGGGGACGGCGTGCACGTGACCTTCGAACGGTCCGCGCCCCGCACGTTCGACCTGGTGGTGGGCGCGGACGGCATCCACTCCAACGTCCGCCGCCTCGCCTTCGGCCCGGAGCCCGAGCACGTGCGCTTCCTCGGCCACTACTACGCCCTCGTGGATCTCGACCAGGACTTCGGCCCGACCGGGCAGATGTACAACGAGCCCGGCCGCATGGTGGCGGTCGGCGGGCCGAAGGCGCCGGCGTTCTTCGTCTTCGCCTCCGGGCCCCTCGACTACGACCGTTACGACGCCGGCCAGCAGAAGGACCTCCTGGCGCGGGCCTACACCGGCATGGGGTGGCGGACGCCGGAGGTGCTGGCGGCGGTGCGCCGCGCGGACAGCGTGTACCTGGACTCGCTCAGCCAGGTGCGCGTCGACCGCTACAGCCAGGGGCGGGTGGTGCTCCTCGGCGACGCGGCCTACGGCAACACGCTGGCGGGCTTCGGCACGGGGCTGGCCGTGGTGGGCGCGTACGTGCTGGCCGGCGAGCTGGCGGCGGCGGGCGGCGATCACCGTGCGGCCTTCGCCGCGTACGAGCGGATCTTCCGCCCGTACGCCAGGATCGCGAAGAACGGCAACGCCGGCCCCTTCCTCGCCCCCGGGTCGCCGTCGCGGATCCGGATGCGCAACTGGATGTTCAAGAACTCCCTGCTCCTCGGTCTGATGCAGAAGATGACCGACAAGTTCGCAACCGACATCGAGCTCAAGAGGTACTGAACTTCCGCCGCTCCCCGCGCATCCAACCCGGACATGAGCAGACACCAGTGGCTCGCGGCCCTGACGGCCGCCGGCCTCGCCGCGACCGTGATCGCCGCCCCCGCCGCCGGAGCGGCCGCCCGCCCCTCCTGCCCGTCCCCGACGAAGGCCGACATCCGGAAGTCGGACGCCACCCGGAGCGACCACCCGCCGAAGGGCGCCACCGCGCTCAGGGGCGTCCGGGTGGGCTACCTCCCCGGGGGCTTCGCCTACGGACAGGTCACCGTCGCCCGCCACGACGGCCTCACCGAGTACAGCTACCTGTGGTCGGACAACCGCGACGACGTCGCGCCCGGGCACCGGTCGTTGTCGGTGCGGGTGATCTGCTGGCCCCGGGCCAAGAAGCTGAGCCAGTTGCGGGACGCCCCGTTCTATGTCGGCACGTTCCCCCACGAGGTCGTGCGCACCGCCACGATCGGCGGCAGGCGCGTGCTCGTGCAGGAGGGCGACGGCGCGCTCGGGGCCGGCCGCCAGGTCGGCTGGGTGGAGCGCGAGGGCGTCGTCGTCACCGTGACGGCCTCGACGCCGCTCGTCCCGCGGCTCGGCCGGATCGTCAGGGGGATCAAGCTCTGACCCGTCCCACGCCGGCCGCGATGAGCACGTGCGGCGTGCCGTCGAGCAGCGGGACGTCCTCGTCGTCAGGGCCGAGCCGCCACTCGTGGACCGGCCGCAGCCCCGGCCCGATCAGCTCGAATCCCTTCAGCAGCCGCAGCACCTCCTCCCGGGTGCGGAAGGCGGCCTGCGCGGGGGTGCCGTCGGTGGCCTGGCGCAGCCGCTTGACGGCCTCGGGGTCGCTCTCGGCCAGGGCGTGCGTGAACACCAGGTAACTGCCCGGCGCCATCCGCTCCCGGAAGGCGGCGACGACGCCGGCCGGGTCCTCCTCGTCCATCACGTAGTGCAGCACGCCCACCATCAGCACGCACACCGGCTGGTCGACGTCGATCAGCCCGGTGACGTGCGGGTCCGTCAGGATGTCGGCCGGCCGGCGCAGGTCGGCCTGGACGGCGGCGATGCCGGGGGCGTCGGCCAGCAGCACCTGGGCGTGCAGCCGCACCACCGGGTCGTGGTCCACGTAGACCACCCGGCAGGAGGGGTGCACCGCCCGGACCGTCTCGTGGATGCTGGGCGAGGTGGGGATGCCGGTGCCCAGGTCGAGGAACTGCCGCACGCCCTGCTCGGCGAGGTGGCGCACCGCCTCGATCTGGAAGCGGCGGCTGGCCCGCGCCACGAGCCGGGTGTCGGGGGCGACCGCGAGCAGCCGGTCGGCGACCGCGCGGTCGACGGCGACGTTGTCCTTGCCGCCGAGCAGGTAGTCGTACACCCGGGCCGAGCTGGGCACCGTCGGGTCGACGCCGGGCGGAACGCGTTCTAGGTCGGTCACCAGCGCCCGTCTCCTTAGCCACGTGACAACGTGAACGCCATCCTACTCAACCGACCGAACGTTGTTCCGTCGGAAGGTCCGGTCAGCCGGGTTTCGACTGCAACACGTTCTAGCGGGCAGGAAAAACCCGGCCCCCTGAGGAAAAGAGAGCCGGATGGCCGATGCGGTGGCGGCCTTCGCCTGTGCATCCTGGTGGTGAAGGGTCCGGCGGGGGCCGGTCCCTCTCGGAGAGGAGTCACGAGGGAATGGACTACGCGGCAGGCCGCCCCACCGTGATCTTGGACAACGGCGTCGTCGGCCGGGTCATGCTGGCCCACCCGTCGCGGCGGGACCTCGTGCTCGTGCTCGGCATGAACGGGACACTGCTCAGCGTCCAGCTCGACGACATCGCGTGCGTGGTGGGCGGCGAGCCCCTCTGCCACGAGGCCTGAGAGCCCGGCTCAGGCGAGGAAGTCCTGGAGCCCGGCGGCCAGGGACTTCGCCATGCGCTGCCGGAAGGCCGGGTCGGACATCTTGGCCGCGTCGCCCGGGTTGCGCATGTTGCCGCACTCGATGAAGACCGCCGGCCGGGTCGAGAGGTTGAGCCCGCCGAGGTCGGTGCGGGTCTGCAGGCCGTCCTTGGCGGTGTAGGTCGCGTACGGCAGGCCGGTGCCGGCCCGGTAGGCGTCGCGGACGGCGCGCCCGAGCCGCCTGGACGGCTCCACCACCTCGTCGTTGTGCCCGCGCAGCAGCCCCGGCATGATCACGTGGAAGCCGTGCCCGCCGGCCAGGGCGCCGTCGCCGTGGATGGACAGCACCGCGTCCGCGCGGGCGTCGTTGCCGATGGCGGCCCGCTCGGTGACGCACGGGCCGACGCCCTTGTCGTTGGGGCGGGTGAGCACCACCTTCGCGCCCATGCGCTCCAGGATCGGCTTGAGCCGGCCGGCGACGTCCCAGGTGAAGGCGTGCTCGGGGTAGCCGTCGTCGGTCTCGGTGCCGGTCGTGTTGCACGCCTTGGTGCCGTTGATGATGTCGACCTGACGGTTGATCTCGTCCGGGTGGGCGGCGTTGCCGCCGTTGTGGCCGGGGTCGAGCACCACGGTCCTGCCTTGGAGCGGCGCTGCGGTGGCGGACGGCGTGGCGGGCAGCGCCGCCTCGCGCGCGACGGGGACCGGCGGGCTCCCGCACGCGGCGGACAGCGCGGCCGTGACCGTGAGTGCCGTGAGGACCGCGAGGCTGGCGCGCATGGTCCCGACCGTACCCGGCGCCGCACGGCAAACCCAATACATACGCTGACCTGCTATTCCGTGTCGTCCGGCGGGGTAGGTCGGCGGTGTGATCCGAGGCTATGTGGAGCAGCCGAGCCCGCGCGCGGGCGGGCGGCTGACACTGCGGGCGGCGACGGACGCCCCGCGCTTCCGGGTGGAGTTCCACCGGTGCGGCGACGGGCTGACGCTGTGCGCCAAGTCGCCGTGGCTGCCCGGCGCGGACGCCCCGCCGCACCTGCCCGCGCACGACTGGGGCCGCGACGGCGCCGGCCCGCGTGGCGAGCCGCTGCGGGCCTGGCCGGGCCACGAGCTGCCCGCCCCGGCCGAGCCCGGCGTGTACGTGGCCGTGCTCGTGGAGGGCGACGACAGCGGGCGCGACCTGGCCGGGCCCGGCCCGGCGAGCGCGTACGCCCCCGAGGCGCAGGCGCTGTTCGTGGTCCGCCCGGCGGCCCCGGCGGCCCGCATCCTCTACAAGCTGCCGCTGCTGACCTACCACGCCTACAACGTCTCCGGCGGCTGGTGCCTGTACAACCATCCACAGCCTGGGGAGATCCCCGGCGACCCGGCCCCCGGGGTGTCGCTGCACCGGCCGGGCGGCGGCACCGGCGCCGTCCCGTACGACGTGACGAACTTCGACCCCTACGACCCGACGCCCCGCCAGACCTTCGTGCACTGGGACGGCCGCTTCGCCGCCTGGCTGGAGCGCCGCGGCTACCAGGTCGACTACTGCACGGACCTGGACCTGCACCGCGACGGCGACGCGCTGCTGGCGCCGTACCGGCTGCTGCTGAGCGCGGGCCACGACGAGTACTGGAGCGACGCCATGCGGGCCGCGCTGTCGCGGCACGTCGCGGCCGGCCGCAACGCCGCCTTCTTCGGCGGCAACACCTGCTGGTGGCGGGTCGCCTTCCACGACGCCGTCACCTTCGAGCGCACCGGCTTCTGGCACGAGCACGGCCCGCCGGAGAACGAGCTGATCGGCGTCAGCTTCCGCAACGGCGGCGAGCGCGACCGCGACGAGCATCCCGTCCCGGTCGGCTTCCGCGTCCAGCACGCCGGGCACTGGGCGTACGCGGGCACGGGGCTGCGCGACGGCGACGTGTTCGGCCTGGAGGAGTGCCTGGTGGGCTACGAGTGCGACGGGGCCGCGTTCGACCGGCAGGCCGCGCCGCCGTACGTCCCCACCTGCGCCGACGGCACCCCGCCCGGGTTCACCATCCTGGCGGTCGGCGACTGCGCGGCGGCCGGCTGGGGGTTCGGCAACAGGGCCGCCACCATGGGCCTCCACACGGCGGGCGGCACGGTCTTCACCGGCGCCACCACCGACTGGGCACGCGGCCTGGACGGTTCGGCGGCGGTCGAGCGCATCACGGCCAACGTGCTCGACCGCCTCGGCGGGCCGCCGGCGGTCAGTCCGCCTTCCTGATCAGGTACGGCGGCATCACCAGCGCGTGCATGCCGGTCGTGCGCAGGGTGTCGATCGAGTGCTCCGGCGTCTCGGTGAGCGGCTGGCCCGGGCCGTTGAGCGAGGTGTTGATCAGCACGGGCATGCCGGTCCGCTCGTACCAGCGGGTGAGCAGCGCGTGCAGGAACGGCGTGTGCCGCGGCTCCACCGTCTGCAGCCGGGCGGTGCCGTCCACGTGCGTGACGCCGGGCAGCAGCTCGCGGCACTCGGGGCGGACGTCGGCGGCGTACTGCATGAACGGCGCCGCCCGGTCCACCTCGAAGAAGCGCTGGGCGTGCTCGGCGAGCACCAGCGGGGCGAGCGGCCGGAACCACTCGCGGCCCTTCACCTCGTAGTTGACGTAGTCCTGGATGTCGGGTCTGCGCGGGTCGGCGATGATGCTGCGGTTGCCGAGGGCGCGCGGCCCCGACTCGCTGCGGCCCTGGTGCAGGCCGACGACGCGGCCGTCCTCCAGCAGCGCCACCATCGCGCCGAGCAGGTCCTCCGGCTGCTCGGCGACCAGGCCCTCGGGCAGGCTGCCGACGGCCGCGGTGATCTCGCTCTCGTCCGGGTCGGGGCCGAGGTAGTCGTTCTCCCAGCGCCAGCTCCCCTTGCG encodes:
- a CDS encoding N-acetylmuramoyl-L-alanine amidase, giving the protein MRASLAVLTALTVTAALSAACGSPPVPVAREAALPATPSATAAPLQGRTVVLDPGHNGGNAAHPDEINRQVDIINGTKACNTTGTETDDGYPEHAFTWDVAGRLKPILERMGAKVVLTRPNDKGVGPCVTERAAIGNDARADAVLSIHGDGALAGGHGFHVIMPGLLRGHNDEVVEPSRRLGRAVRDAYRAGTGLPYATYTAKDGLQTRTDLGGLNLSTRPAVFIECGNMRNPGDAAKMSDPAFRQRMAKSLAAGLQDFLA
- a CDS encoding SAM-dependent methyltransferase, giving the protein MTDLERVPPGVDPTVPSSARVYDYLLGGKDNVAVDRAVADRLLAVAPDTRLVARASRRFQIEAVRHLAEQGVRQFLDLGTGIPTSPSIHETVRAVHPSCRVVYVDHDPVVRLHAQVLLADAPGIAAVQADLRRPADILTDPHVTGLIDVDQPVCVLMVGVLHYVMDEEDPAGVVAAFRERMAPGSYLVFTHALAESDPEAVKRLRQATDGTPAQAAFRTREEVLRLLKGFELIGPGLRPVHEWRLGPDDEDVPLLDGTPHVLIAAGVGRVRA
- a CDS encoding N,N-dimethylformamidase beta subunit family domain-containing protein, with the protein product MIRGYVEQPSPRAGGRLTLRAATDAPRFRVEFHRCGDGLTLCAKSPWLPGADAPPHLPAHDWGRDGAGPRGEPLRAWPGHELPAPAEPGVYVAVLVEGDDSGRDLAGPGPASAYAPEAQALFVVRPAAPAARILYKLPLLTYHAYNVSGGWCLYNHPQPGEIPGDPAPGVSLHRPGGGTGAVPYDVTNFDPYDPTPRQTFVHWDGRFAAWLERRGYQVDYCTDLDLHRDGDALLAPYRLLLSAGHDEYWSDAMRAALSRHVAAGRNAAFFGGNTCWWRVAFHDAVTFERTGFWHEHGPPENELIGVSFRNGGERDRDEHPVPVGFRVQHAGHWAYAGTGLRDGDVFGLEECLVGYECDGAAFDRQAAPPYVPTCADGTPPGFTILAVGDCAAAGWGFGNRAATMGLHTAGGTVFTGATTDWARGLDGSAAVERITANVLDRLGGPPAVSPPS
- a CDS encoding FAD-dependent monooxygenase; this encodes MKNANILISGASIAGPALAHWLVRAGCAVTVVEKAPALRPGGQAVDFKGATHRTVLERMGLLDDVRELQTGGADQHLVDAQGRTLAIMPGEFTGGDLEIKRGDLARLLHERTAPACEYVFGDSITSLTETGDGVHVTFERSAPRTFDLVVGADGIHSNVRRLAFGPEPEHVRFLGHYYALVDLDQDFGPTGQMYNEPGRMVAVGGPKAPAFFVFASGPLDYDRYDAGQQKDLLARAYTGMGWRTPEVLAAVRRADSVYLDSLSQVRVDRYSQGRVVLLGDAAYGNTLAGFGTGLAVVGAYVLAGELAAAGGDHRAAFAAYERIFRPYARIAKNGNAGPFLAPGSPSRIRMRNWMFKNSLLLGLMQKMTDKFATDIELKRY